One segment of Leptospirillum ferrooxidans C2-3 DNA contains the following:
- a CDS encoding tetratricopeptide repeat protein — MDNHFSSKCPAPAFSAIRPAMLPFAASVVLIVSLLAGCSKNPAELQKKYMASGLDYLAKGKNNESIIEFQNLLKINPKSAAGHFYLGEGYKAKGWITDALLQFRQASELDPTYLPPHLEIARYEVNSAQWPAVLPEVQTILKLSPSDPEGWTFKGQRNLALGDTTKAQAALTHALEIKPDYTPAVVAMGDLELALNQPDKAKEFYQKALNKTPDNSRGWIGLGKVAERQGQKDEALANYKKAVSVSPNNIRSSIILANYLAKEGHLNQAIAQLQLLSKGHTDIRIPLKIAEYDTLLNKNDEAIALLRPYGQQKVPIVELYFVLAKAYEQSGNKQKALENVDKLMALKFDNQSILLAASNIELREGNPTEALKILSTLKDSEKNLPGYWLSSSTAELELGHRGEALSELEDATSKYPENIPLKLALANGYSANQKPSRAMSVLNGILSKNPDNTQAIVRKAGLLAQSKGLPAAISFLKANTISYPNNQTLEISYIQALSGNKEMDKAIKTARDYLQAHPSDQTMELLIAGLHLQEGKTEKGQSELKSIISANPKNLTAITTLANLDLGQKHFPEAESLFRQAIAIAPDNSALYTSLGETLSAENQQQPAEAAYQKALEIDPNQPLALLELSQSEITSGETPRAIVHLTPLLKLNFPPPQEADVQWLWGIASMQEGEYPRAERALVKATGLAPGNFTYHESLGDLWAAEGDFSKANKELSKAYSLDPENTLIRIKRDWIALNLQKGKVDPQKIQTVVNEASQFRKDNPKDQTAAMIEARGDAMLGKTDAALKVFDSVLSINPSNSQAILGKSGILVSQKHVNQARTLVGHLLTDHPNNIQANLMLAGIDLQTNNIQDEASRLETVNHQRPNWVQPALALSLADLSLGRFSQAKAILTQLTQNNPKFLLAQFYLARSDMGLADYQGAIDTLKPLLSSSKDPSSIYSLMGDASLRMGEKGQAISYWKKALKTAPKNPLILNNLAFLLSSDKKDLPQAVTYAQKALSITKQPFIEDTLGYLLYLSGHYHQAQVQFDAANKAGFKNTEFQYHMGLNEWRLGNTQMASETLKKAILDGTLTDDEKKKAHEALDQMASK, encoded by the coding sequence ATGGATAATCATTTTTCCAGCAAATGCCCTGCTCCAGCATTTTCCGCGATTCGTCCCGCAATGCTTCCGTTTGCCGCCTCGGTTGTCTTGATCGTCTCCCTTTTGGCCGGATGCAGCAAAAACCCGGCAGAGCTTCAAAAGAAATATATGGCCAGCGGTCTCGACTACCTTGCCAAGGGAAAAAACAACGAATCCATCATCGAGTTTCAGAATCTTCTGAAGATCAACCCCAAATCCGCTGCCGGACATTTCTATCTGGGAGAAGGATACAAGGCAAAAGGCTGGATCACCGATGCCCTCCTGCAATTTCGACAGGCATCGGAGCTTGATCCCACCTACCTCCCGCCCCATCTCGAGATCGCCCGGTATGAGGTCAACAGCGCGCAGTGGCCGGCCGTTCTTCCGGAAGTCCAGACGATCCTGAAGCTTTCCCCCTCCGATCCCGAAGGCTGGACCTTCAAGGGGCAAAGGAACCTTGCCCTTGGAGATACCACCAAGGCCCAGGCCGCGCTCACCCACGCGCTTGAGATCAAACCGGACTACACCCCGGCTGTTGTCGCCATGGGGGATCTGGAACTGGCGCTCAATCAGCCGGACAAAGCCAAGGAGTTTTACCAAAAGGCCCTGAACAAAACCCCGGACAACAGCCGAGGCTGGATCGGACTCGGAAAGGTTGCCGAACGTCAAGGACAAAAGGACGAAGCCCTCGCGAACTATAAAAAGGCGGTTTCCGTTTCCCCAAACAATATTCGATCGTCCATTATTCTCGCCAATTATCTCGCCAAGGAAGGGCACCTGAATCAGGCCATTGCCCAGTTGCAACTTCTTTCAAAGGGCCATACGGATATCCGTATCCCTTTAAAAATCGCCGAATACGATACATTGCTCAACAAAAACGATGAAGCCATCGCTCTTTTGCGACCATACGGCCAACAGAAAGTTCCCATTGTCGAACTCTATTTTGTCCTGGCAAAAGCTTACGAACAATCCGGAAACAAACAAAAGGCCCTCGAGAATGTTGACAAGCTGATGGCGCTGAAATTCGACAACCAATCCATTTTATTGGCCGCGTCGAATATCGAGCTCCGGGAAGGGAATCCCACCGAGGCGCTGAAAATCCTCTCCACCCTCAAGGACAGTGAAAAAAATCTTCCGGGCTACTGGCTTTCGAGTTCAACCGCCGAGCTTGAACTCGGACATCGTGGTGAAGCGCTTTCGGAGCTTGAGGATGCCACTTCAAAATATCCGGAAAACATTCCTCTCAAGCTCGCCCTGGCCAATGGCTATTCCGCCAACCAGAAGCCATCCAGAGCCATGTCCGTTCTGAATGGCATTCTTTCAAAAAATCCGGACAATACCCAGGCAATCGTGCGAAAAGCCGGTCTTCTCGCCCAAAGCAAGGGACTTCCCGCGGCAATCTCCTTCCTGAAAGCCAACACCATTTCATACCCGAACAACCAGACGCTTGAGATCAGCTATATCCAGGCTCTTTCCGGCAACAAGGAAATGGACAAGGCCATCAAAACGGCCAGAGACTATCTTCAAGCCCACCCATCCGACCAGACGATGGAACTGTTGATTGCGGGACTCCACCTTCAGGAAGGAAAAACGGAAAAGGGGCAGTCTGAACTTAAATCCATCATTTCCGCCAACCCCAAGAATCTGACAGCCATCACCACTCTCGCGAACCTTGATCTGGGGCAGAAGCATTTTCCGGAAGCGGAATCTCTCTTTCGGCAGGCCATCGCCATCGCTCCGGACAACTCCGCCCTTTATACCAGCCTTGGTGAAACGCTCAGTGCCGAAAACCAGCAACAGCCCGCAGAAGCCGCCTATCAAAAAGCGCTGGAGATAGACCCCAACCAGCCTCTGGCTCTTCTGGAACTGTCCCAATCTGAAATCACCTCCGGTGAAACACCCAGGGCAATCGTTCACCTCACACCGCTCCTGAAGCTCAACTTCCCCCCGCCACAAGAGGCAGATGTGCAGTGGCTTTGGGGCATTGCCTCCATGCAGGAAGGGGAATATCCCCGAGCAGAACGGGCGCTTGTAAAAGCCACCGGATTGGCTCCCGGAAACTTCACCTATCATGAAAGTCTGGGAGACCTGTGGGCGGCAGAGGGCGATTTTTCCAAAGCGAACAAGGAGCTCTCCAAGGCCTATTCCCTCGATCCAGAAAATACCTTGATCAGGATTAAGCGTGACTGGATCGCACTGAACCTCCAAAAAGGGAAAGTCGATCCCCAAAAGATCCAGACGGTCGTAAACGAAGCATCCCAGTTCAGGAAAGACAATCCTAAAGACCAGACCGCCGCCATGATCGAGGCACGGGGGGACGCTATGCTCGGAAAGACCGACGCAGCACTGAAAGTGTTTGATTCTGTCCTCTCAATAAACCCCAGCAACTCCCAGGCCATTCTCGGAAAATCCGGAATTTTGGTCTCTCAAAAACATGTCAATCAAGCACGCACTCTTGTTGGCCATCTTCTCACCGACCACCCCAATAACATCCAGGCCAACCTGATGCTTGCCGGGATCGACCTCCAGACCAACAATATCCAGGACGAGGCCTCCCGGCTGGAAACAGTCAACCATCAACGCCCCAATTGGGTACAGCCGGCACTGGCCCTGTCGCTAGCGGATCTTTCGCTCGGCCGGTTTTCCCAGGCGAAAGCCATTTTGACCCAGCTCACCCAGAACAATCCAAAGTTTCTTCTTGCCCAGTTCTATCTTGCCCGCTCCGACATGGGACTTGCCGATTATCAGGGCGCCATCGACACTCTGAAACCATTGCTATCCTCATCCAAGGATCCCTCCAGCATCTACTCTCTGATGGGAGACGCATCCCTTCGCATGGGGGAAAAAGGGCAGGCGATCAGTTATTGGAAAAAAGCCTTGAAGACAGCGCCCAAAAATCCGCTTATCCTGAACAATCTGGCATTTCTTCTTTCCAGTGATAAAAAAGACCTGCCCCAAGCGGTCACTTATGCCCAAAAAGCCCTTTCCATCACAAAACAGCCGTTCATTGAGGACACTCTAGGGTATCTTCTCTATCTCTCCGGACACTACCATCAGGCCCAGGTGCAGTTTGATGCCGCCAATAAGGCCGGATTCAAGAATACAGAATTCCAGTATCATATGGGGCTCAATGAATGGCGTCTAGGCAATACCCAAATGGCGAGTGAGACTTTGAAAAAGGCAATCCTCGACGGCACCCTGACCGACGACGAAAAGAAAAAGGCCCACGAAGCCCTTGACCAGATGGCATCGAAATGA
- a CDS encoding glycosyltransferase family 2 protein: protein MPSPDTSVLITFFREEGVLKDTIESALSQGFSDMEILLVDNNGSPENRAVAEQYVSRYPKTVRLVHEPVQGVCSARNTGFRECRGTFIAILDGDDLMHPDRLALQRAVFDENPSLSVVSSWYDRVSMDNKTVSRANVKQTEPTIWLETEEILKGLFPVSKTSGSGKTLHFPLTSTALFRREKALEAGGFNLVFNPRWYEDVEFFIRMHEMGEFHKVPVSLVRYRISSPEAMEVKQKQMDWVGLCRQLGVFYQVLWERYGNQEPKIQTLFERLRALWFRHSSFYFLRYEKDRGLGTRMLSHSLRLNPRDMVTWKLWMKSSLPKSLHPKLFWFDSLNQDPLPPGADEEMVDRFFQGKRQA, encoded by the coding sequence ATGCCCTCTCCTGATACCTCCGTTCTGATTACGTTCTTCAGAGAAGAAGGTGTTTTGAAAGACACGATCGAATCGGCATTGTCCCAGGGATTTTCGGATATGGAGATTCTGCTTGTCGACAACAATGGCTCTCCGGAAAACAGGGCTGTTGCAGAACAGTACGTCTCCCGTTATCCGAAAACCGTTCGACTCGTCCATGAGCCTGTGCAGGGGGTCTGCTCCGCCAGAAACACAGGCTTCAGGGAATGCCGCGGAACATTTATCGCGATTCTCGACGGAGACGATCTGATGCATCCCGATCGCCTGGCCCTGCAGAGAGCTGTTTTTGATGAGAACCCGAGCCTTTCCGTCGTCAGTTCCTGGTATGACAGGGTTTCGATGGACAACAAAACGGTCAGTCGTGCGAATGTCAAACAGACTGAGCCCACGATCTGGCTTGAGACCGAAGAGATCCTCAAGGGGCTTTTTCCCGTTTCAAAAACATCGGGATCCGGAAAGACCCTTCACTTCCCGCTGACATCGACCGCTCTTTTCAGACGGGAAAAAGCCCTGGAAGCGGGTGGGTTCAATCTCGTTTTCAATCCGCGCTGGTATGAGGATGTGGAGTTCTTCATCCGGATGCATGAGATGGGAGAGTTCCACAAGGTGCCCGTTTCTTTGGTGCGCTACAGGATCTCTTCTCCTGAAGCGATGGAGGTCAAACAGAAGCAGATGGACTGGGTGGGTCTTTGCCGCCAGCTGGGAGTGTTCTATCAGGTCTTGTGGGAACGATACGGAAATCAGGAGCCAAAGATACAAACACTCTTCGAGCGTCTGAGAGCTCTCTGGTTCCGTCATTCGAGCTTTTATTTTCTCCGGTATGAAAAAGATAGGGGACTTGGAACGCGGATGCTTTCCCATTCGCTGAGATTGAACCCGCGGGATATGGTGACATGGAAGCTCTGGATGAAGTCCTCTCTTCCCAAATCCCTTCATCCCAAGCTCTTTTGGTTCGATTCGCTGAATCAGGACCCGTTACCTCCCGGAGCGGATGAAGAGATGGTCGACCGATTCTTTCAGGGAAAAAGACAAGCATGA
- a CDS encoding glycosyltransferase family 2 protein, translated as MNPEISVVITLYQEGELLGETIDSVLDQTFQNFEIVLVDNNAFPETISIAKSYAGRFPDRIRIIKETVQGICSARNTGIRESRGAYIALLDGDDILKPGRLERQIAVMKGRPDLSMVTCIHDRISFDNREVLQQDVCGPSDATWRQFEKEFAKLFRTRFGKDYLASFSFQPPSTFFFKKETAIKAGLFDLRLNPRWGEEVEFETRMFEHGPFYCIPESLVLYRTNSPEAKKFKDSQIPGQERFLQDHKFFTILWEHFAPLSKENIPVLKKIRALWLRDIGHRMLVYRQGKSIGDTLIKRSLKADPGDITTWKFYLKTFFPHFLYPKIFWFQTFNEQPLDKFDRDFQFKFLSWPPRFLEEQKTVT; from the coding sequence ATGAACCCGGAAATCTCAGTCGTTATCACCCTTTATCAGGAAGGGGAACTCCTAGGCGAAACGATCGACTCGGTTCTCGATCAAACCTTTCAAAACTTTGAAATCGTATTGGTCGACAATAATGCATTCCCAGAAACGATCTCCATCGCGAAATCATACGCCGGACGATTCCCGGACAGGATCCGGATCATCAAAGAAACGGTGCAGGGAATCTGCTCGGCAAGAAATACAGGGATACGGGAAAGCAGGGGGGCCTATATCGCCCTTCTCGACGGAGATGACATTTTAAAGCCCGGACGCCTTGAAAGACAGATCGCTGTCATGAAGGGCAGACCGGATCTTTCCATGGTCACCTGCATCCATGACCGCATTTCGTTCGACAACCGGGAGGTTCTCCAACAGGACGTCTGCGGTCCTTCAGATGCGACCTGGAGGCAGTTTGAAAAGGAATTTGCCAAACTGTTCAGAACACGATTCGGGAAAGATTATCTGGCTTCTTTCAGCTTCCAGCCTCCATCGACCTTTTTTTTTAAAAAAGAAACGGCCATAAAGGCGGGACTTTTTGATCTTCGCCTCAATCCCCGATGGGGAGAAGAGGTGGAGTTTGAAACAAGGATGTTCGAGCATGGACCGTTTTACTGCATTCCGGAGTCCCTGGTTCTCTACAGGACCAACTCCCCTGAGGCCAAAAAATTCAAGGACAGCCAGATTCCCGGACAGGAACGATTCCTGCAGGACCATAAGTTTTTCACAATCCTTTGGGAACACTTTGCCCCGCTATCGAAGGAAAATATTCCTGTCTTGAAAAAGATCAGGGCATTGTGGCTCAGGGATATCGGGCATCGGATGCTGGTTTACCGGCAAGGAAAATCGATTGGAGATACCCTGATCAAGAGATCCCTGAAAGCGGATCCGGGGGACATCACAACATGGAAATTTTACCTGAAAACCTTCTTTCCTCATTTCCTGTATCCCAAAATCTTCTGGTTTCAGACATTCAACGAACAGCCCCTGGACAAGTTCGACCGGGATTTTCAATTCAAATTTCTCTCCTGGCCTCCGAGATTTCTCGAAGAACAAAAAACGGTAACGTGA
- a CDS encoding glycosyltransferase, whose amino-acid sequence MKILMYHWTQDDFPSSRGGGIKVYQKTILQELVKIKDLHLTVLSSGSSDLYDFIDPSIRIKRLPSRTNELERFGIVNSSVWAPACNHFGNPYSINHLKMKEIFFEFVVKHQFDVIHFQHLEGLPAEVLTIKERLPHIKILFSMHDYYALCPQVTFLYKGRDLCNDSQNGKKCLSCLPVEDFRSSLSSKRANWFAFQIIDRVGFNPEGTIGTLIQKFFHQVFIGKTTITPPNPPPDNVLLNWHYIVELMNKHVDSVLPVSKRVQQIALRHGIHSNLLKLLRLGIPEAPRFRQEPPPQGPLIREDGSLTFVYLGYMTIHKGFFFLLDAFEEMPEELSGKINLVVAAKAPNDPFVLNRLMSLQPKLKSLIHYNGYTPDQLDTILGKGSIGLLCQLWEDSGPITAWEMHCRHIPLLTSDLGGASELSGCKSMVYGHGNRSEFIECVRKILEGKVTHEEYWKNSITPMTVAEHCQQLVQYYLSEEKDTL is encoded by the coding sequence TTGAAGATACTCATGTACCATTGGACTCAGGATGACTTTCCATCCTCAAGAGGTGGCGGAATCAAGGTCTATCAAAAGACCATTCTGCAAGAGTTAGTGAAGATAAAGGATCTTCATCTGACGGTTCTTTCATCCGGATCCTCCGACTTATATGATTTCATAGATCCATCCATCCGCATCAAGCGTCTTCCCTCAAGAACCAATGAATTGGAACGCTTTGGAATAGTCAACTCTTCCGTATGGGCTCCTGCCTGTAATCACTTTGGGAATCCCTACTCAATCAATCATCTGAAAATGAAAGAGATTTTTTTTGAATTTGTTGTCAAACACCAATTTGACGTCATCCACTTCCAGCATTTAGAAGGTCTTCCGGCGGAAGTGTTGACCATCAAGGAACGACTGCCCCATATCAAGATTTTGTTCAGCATGCATGACTATTACGCGCTTTGCCCCCAAGTCACCTTTCTTTACAAGGGAAGAGATCTTTGCAACGACTCCCAAAATGGAAAAAAATGCCTGAGCTGTTTACCAGTGGAAGACTTCAGATCTTCGCTTTCCAGTAAGCGGGCCAACTGGTTTGCATTCCAGATCATTGACCGGGTCGGATTCAATCCTGAGGGAACCATTGGTACCCTGATCCAAAAGTTTTTCCATCAAGTCTTTATCGGGAAAACGACGATCACTCCTCCCAATCCTCCTCCGGACAATGTCCTGCTGAATTGGCACTATATTGTTGAGCTGATGAATAAACATGTGGATTCCGTTCTTCCTGTCTCAAAACGTGTTCAGCAAATAGCATTGCGCCACGGCATCCACTCGAATCTTCTGAAATTACTGCGTCTGGGAATCCCTGAAGCACCAAGATTCCGTCAAGAGCCACCTCCTCAAGGACCTCTGATTCGGGAAGACGGAAGCCTGACTTTCGTTTATCTTGGTTATATGACAATCCATAAAGGCTTCTTTTTTTTATTGGATGCATTTGAAGAAATGCCCGAAGAGCTCTCCGGAAAAATCAATCTTGTTGTTGCGGCAAAAGCTCCCAACGATCCTTTTGTTCTTAACCGCTTGATGAGCCTTCAACCCAAACTCAAAAGCTTGATACATTATAACGGCTATACCCCTGATCAGCTCGATACCATTCTGGGAAAAGGCAGCATTGGCCTTCTATGCCAGCTTTGGGAAGATTCAGGCCCAATTACCGCTTGGGAGATGCACTGTCGACATATTCCTCTCCTGACAAGTGACCTGGGGGGAGCGTCCGAACTGTCAGGATGCAAGTCAATGGTGTATGGCCATGGAAACCGATCAGAATTTATTGAATGCGTCAGAAAGATCCTAGAAGGAAAAGTGACCCATGAGGAATATTGGAAAAACAGTATCACACCAATGACCGTGGCAGAGCACTGTCAACAGCTGGTTCAATATTACCTTAGCGAAGAAAAAGATACCTTATGA
- a CDS encoding DUF4422 domain-containing protein, whose amino-acid sequence MSLKLLPKAKMTESTLLITSHHKQDAFLDLLKERFLAVHVGKTLSNLDLNIMADNTGENISSKNKTFCELTAFYWAWKNTTSDYIGFMHYRRLFSTKNFILQKALMRMKYNFHYLRSTFVEFDINLCLKNSIELSNLADIKESIKGLELFVQNDLRNYDIVLPKKFYSKYLNVEQQYRLYHNHDDLNLLMDLVKAKYPDIGVHIKDTLKKNELYTYNMFIMKRDLFNDYCEKLFDILFEMEKMIVLQNKNDYQKRIFGFLSERFFNLYIKHINKNNTLRITELETIFLKEPNI is encoded by the coding sequence TTGTCATTAAAATTATTACCAAAGGCTAAAATGACAGAATCCACTCTCTTAATCACTTCTCATCATAAACAAGATGCCTTTCTCGATTTATTAAAGGAGAGGTTTCTCGCCGTTCATGTCGGAAAGACTCTTTCTAACCTCGATTTGAATATCATGGCGGATAATACCGGAGAAAATATTTCTTCTAAAAATAAAACCTTTTGTGAGTTAACAGCTTTTTATTGGGCCTGGAAAAATACTACCTCTGATTATATAGGATTTATGCATTATCGGCGACTCTTTTCAACGAAGAACTTTATTCTTCAAAAAGCATTAATGAGAATGAAATATAATTTTCATTATTTAAGAAGCACTTTTGTTGAGTTTGATATTAATCTTTGTCTAAAAAACTCGATAGAGTTAAGCAATCTTGCTGATATAAAGGAAAGCATTAAGGGATTGGAGCTTTTTGTTCAAAATGATTTAAGAAATTACGATATTGTTTTACCGAAAAAATTTTATTCCAAATATCTCAATGTAGAACAGCAATATCGTCTCTATCATAATCATGACGATCTGAATCTGCTCATGGATTTGGTAAAAGCAAAATATCCTGATATAGGTGTTCACATAAAAGACACACTCAAAAAGAACGAGCTATATACATATAACATGTTCATAATGAAGAGAGACCTCTTTAATGATTACTGCGAAAAACTATTTGATATCCTTTTTGAAATGGAAAAAATGATTGTTTTGCAAAACAAAAACGATTACCAGAAAAGAATCTTCGGGTTTCTTTCTGAAAGATTTTTCAACTTATATATAAAACACATTAACAAAAATAATACACTAAGAATAACGGAATTGGAGACAATATTTCTAAAAGAACCAAATATTTGA
- a CDS encoding ABC transporter ATP-binding protein, whose protein sequence is MLSLLKQLNNLLTPSHRKRLALLSILVVMSGVAEIIGIASIMPFMGMVVSPDIVVHNHYLAILYQYFSFSSTNTFLRFIGVLVLAIMLLSNLISAITIWGILQFSFSLGRDLSIKMFSAYLNHPYVFFLNRNSSELVQNIVWEVGRIVNGILIPILTIYSRIVVTFSILLLLVWMNPQLALVSGLVLGGAYSMVFFFVRKSLAKSGIEVSVENAKRTQIAYETLGAIKDIKLLGRERDFYDRFYRPIRLYALYQSKSQMISLLPRYALETLAYGGIIVIVIYLLSVQKDVSHTLPMLALYALAGYRLMPALQQIFVNLANVRFSISAVAKITKDLETLSPKKDGEPPVPSPEETPLSFSEKISLENIVFRYKDRPEPVLKGISLSIKANTTIGIVGSTGSGKTTTLDIFLGLLEPESGQLLVDGVPISKENVRAWQANIGYVPQQIMLMDDTIERNIAFGIPDDKVDRKKVIRAAKLAHLNDFIEKELEKGYETEIGEKGIRLSGGQRQRIGIARALYHEPSVLVLDEATSALDNITENVIMEALHTLSRQKTILMVAHRLTTVKECDWIFVMENGHLSDQGTYSELLSRNSIFQQLAPKS, encoded by the coding sequence TTGCTATCCCTATTAAAACAACTGAATAACCTCCTGACCCCCAGCCACCGGAAAAGGCTTGCCCTCCTCAGCATACTGGTCGTTATGTCCGGAGTGGCAGAGATCATCGGCATTGCATCAATCATGCCTTTCATGGGAATGGTTGTCAGCCCCGACATAGTCGTTCATAACCATTATCTGGCTATCCTCTACCAATACTTCTCCTTTTCATCCACCAATACATTTCTCCGCTTTATCGGAGTTCTTGTTCTTGCCATCATGCTTCTCTCCAACCTGATCTCTGCCATCACCATCTGGGGCATTCTCCAGTTTTCCTTTTCTCTCGGGAGAGATCTTTCCATCAAGATGTTCTCAGCGTATTTAAACCATCCTTACGTCTTCTTTTTAAATAGAAATAGCTCGGAGCTTGTCCAGAACATCGTGTGGGAGGTCGGTCGCATCGTCAACGGCATCCTTATTCCAATCCTGACGATCTATTCCCGAATTGTCGTAACATTTTCCATTCTTTTGCTTCTCGTCTGGATGAATCCTCAACTGGCTCTCGTATCCGGACTGGTACTGGGGGGAGCCTATTCCATGGTTTTTTTCTTCGTGAGAAAGAGCCTGGCCAAATCAGGGATTGAGGTTTCCGTTGAAAATGCCAAGCGAACCCAGATCGCTTACGAAACACTCGGAGCCATCAAAGACATCAAACTCTTGGGTAGAGAACGTGATTTCTACGACCGATTCTATCGTCCCATCAGGCTCTATGCCTTGTATCAGTCGAAAAGCCAGATGATCTCCCTGCTCCCACGGTATGCCCTTGAAACCCTCGCTTACGGCGGTATCATCGTGATCGTCATCTATCTCTTAAGCGTCCAGAAAGATGTCAGCCACACGCTTCCCATGCTGGCACTTTATGCTCTTGCCGGATACAGGTTGATGCCAGCTCTCCAGCAGATCTTTGTCAATCTGGCCAATGTCCGCTTCAGCATTTCAGCAGTCGCCAAGATCACAAAAGACCTAGAAACACTATCCCCCAAAAAAGACGGGGAACCGCCCGTTCCGTCACCTGAGGAAACTCCACTTTCCTTTTCCGAAAAGATCTCCCTCGAAAATATCGTCTTCCGTTACAAAGACCGCCCAGAGCCTGTCCTCAAGGGAATCTCCCTTTCGATCAAGGCCAATACCACCATCGGCATCGTCGGTTCGACCGGGTCAGGCAAAACGACAACGCTGGACATTTTTCTCGGTCTTCTCGAACCAGAATCCGGACAACTCCTCGTTGATGGAGTCCCTATCTCAAAGGAAAACGTCAGGGCTTGGCAAGCCAATATCGGTTATGTTCCCCAGCAAATCATGCTGATGGACGACACGATCGAACGGAATATCGCCTTCGGAATCCCCGATGACAAGGTCGACAGGAAAAAGGTCATCAGGGCAGCAAAGCTTGCCCACCTTAATGACTTTATCGAGAAGGAGCTTGAAAAAGGCTATGAAACTGAAATTGGAGAAAAAGGTATTCGCTTAAGCGGCGGCCAACGTCAGCGGATCGGTATCGCCAGGGCCCTTTACCATGAACCTTCGGTGCTGGTCCTGGATGAAGCCACCAGCGCCCTCGACAACATCACCGAGAATGTCATTATGGAAGCGCTTCACACACTGTCAAGACAAAAAACGATCCTTATGGTCGCCCATCGTCTGACAACCGTCAAGGAATGTGACTGGATCTTTGTCATGGAAAATGGGCATCTTTCAGATCAGGGGACATACTCGGAACTTCTCTCAAGAAACAGCATCTTTCAACAGCTCGCCCCCAAATCCTGA
- a CDS encoding glycosyltransferase family 2 protein, which translates to MDCPDVSVIIPCYSRSWELSESIESVLSQTFQNFELILVDNNAKPATREVIQKFVRQFPDKVRVIHEPEQGVCSARNAGILASRGRFVALQDEDDMMKPHRLERQRELLLSRPDLSLATSGYDLVSPDGKRILKDSLFSSTINTQNSFKIIEEKIILLLKSLFSAAHSESFHFHVPSAFMFPKEVAIKVGLFDTRLNPQFLEDYEFQVRMIMEGPFGQVPESLFCFRESPWKMEKDSFSQTPVKYQVHSNWHQNDQVFFYSLCEHFAKINSENDQNLKKIKAVILRTVGSHALRYPDGASVGADLLKRSFKEDPSDIYTLKLWFKTFLPKTLYPRLFWFDRFEAGSLEKIPKDFGRTFLS; encoded by the coding sequence GTGGATTGTCCGGATGTCTCCGTCATTATCCCGTGTTACTCCAGAAGCTGGGAATTGTCTGAATCGATAGAGTCTGTTTTGTCGCAAACATTCCAGAACTTCGAGCTCATTTTAGTGGACAACAATGCCAAGCCTGCAACCCGGGAAGTGATTCAAAAGTTTGTTCGTCAATTTCCGGATAAGGTTCGGGTGATTCATGAGCCGGAGCAGGGAGTCTGTTCTGCCAGAAATGCCGGCATCCTCGCTAGTCGAGGGAGATTTGTGGCTCTCCAGGACGAAGATGACATGATGAAACCTCATAGGCTTGAACGCCAGAGGGAGCTTCTTTTAAGTCGTCCGGATCTTTCATTGGCAACTTCGGGCTATGATCTAGTCTCTCCCGATGGAAAAAGAATCCTGAAAGACAGTCTTTTTTCATCCACTATCAATACCCAAAATTCTTTCAAGATCATTGAGGAAAAGATTATCCTCCTGCTTAAAAGCCTTTTTTCGGCCGCCCACTCGGAATCCTTTCATTTTCATGTGCCATCAGCGTTCATGTTTCCCAAAGAGGTGGCAATAAAAGTGGGTCTTTTTGATACCAGGTTGAATCCTCAGTTTCTGGAGGATTATGAGTTTCAGGTCAGAATGATCATGGAGGGTCCATTCGGCCAAGTTCCCGAATCACTTTTTTGCTTCAGGGAGTCTCCCTGGAAGATGGAAAAGGACTCTTTTTCCCAGACTCCTGTCAAATACCAGGTGCATTCAAACTGGCATCAGAATGATCAGGTCTTTTTTTATTCCCTTTGTGAACATTTTGCGAAGATCAATTCTGAAAATGATCAGAATCTGAAAAAGATCAAGGCGGTCATTCTTCGAACGGTGGGATCTCATGCGCTGAGGTATCCGGATGGTGCATCCGTTGGAGCTGATCTGCTGAAAAGGTCTTTTAAGGAAGATCCGTCGGACATCTATACCTTAAAGCTTTGGTTCAAGACATTTTTGCCGAAAACTCTATACCCCCGCCTGTTTTGGTTCGATCGCTTCGAAGCCGGCTCTCTTGAGAAAATACCCAAAGATTTTGGGAGGACATTCCTCTCCTGA